A window of Candidatus Eisenbacteria bacterium genomic DNA:
GTGCTCTACCAACTGAGCTAGGGTCGCACCGAACGCGGAACCTTAGACGGAATCGGCCCTTTTCGACAAGGCCCGGCGCCGACAAGAAAGAAGCCCCGCTCGAGCGGGGCTTCTCTTCCATCCAAAGCTCTCAGCGCCGCCGCACACCCGCGACCGCCCGCGCTGCCCCTGCCGGCGCCACGACAGTCTGCAGCTGGATGTCGCCAAGCTCCGTCACCTGACCTGCGGCGACCGACACGCCGGTGATGGTGGTGTCCCGGTAGGTCGTGTCGGCATCGATCTTCACGTCATACGAGCCCGCCAGCAGCGGGTCGAGCGTGAAGGCTCCGGTGGCGTCGTTGGTGGTGCTGCGAGCCGTCGTGGTGCCCTGCATGGCGCTGATCGTTGCGGTCGCGCCCGCGGGCAGCGTCCGGCCGGTGATGCTTCCGGTGGTGTCTGCCGGCGGCGGATTCACCACGTCGCCCACGGTGAGGGTCACCACCGGCCGCATCATGTACTTGCCGTTGCCGGTGCGGTGGATCGACTTCGCGGCATCGAAATCCAGGATCAGCTCGTGGTTCTCTCCTTCGACGATGTCGAAATCACCCTTGAGCTTGAGACCGCTGGACATTCCGCTCGGCACGGTCAGTGAATGGGTCTCGCCGTCGACAACCACGTTCGAGCCGGGACCGAGGAGCAGCCTCACTTGATCGTAGTGCCCCGGCGGGACGTCGCCGAGCGCCAGCGTCGTCATCACTCCGTTCTGCAGCAGGAGGAGGTCGAACATGCCGCCTTCCATGTCCAGATCCTCCCAGCCGTCATCGTCTCCTTCCCGACGCAGCGAGACTCCCGTGATGGCCACGTTCACGGCGTCGTAGTCGCCCGGCGCGTCGGTGAGATGAACGGTGACGTGGCCCGTTCCGGCGCCGTTCAAGCGACCCGAGCCATTGCGGTCCGATGAACAGCCCATCCAGACCAGGCATGATGCGGCGGCCAGGGCCGCGAAGACTCTGTTTTTCACGGAGCACTCCCTTCGATGGTGGACGCAAGTTGCGGTCGGGGGCTGGCGCCCCCTCGAACGAGAGGCACTGCCATCATAGGGGGCATCGACGGGTCGCGGCAACGCTGCGAGCCCGAGTCGTGCGTTGCTTCGGAGCTAACGCCTTCGCTTCGAGTGGCTTTGGCAAAGGGTGAGACTCGTGGCCTCAAGCCTCCCCGCACCCGGTGCCGATAACGTGGCGGAACCATCCGTCGCCGGGAGGACTTCATGCCCGCCAAGATCATCGTCAACGGTGTGAGCTACGAAAGCGTCGAAGCGATGCCGCTCGACGTCAGGCGGCTCTACGAGGAGACGCTGGCCCGCCTCCCCGGCTTGATGGGCCAGGGCGATGAGGGCACGACCCGCATCATCCAGCGTGGGGGCTTGTCGATCGGTCATACGGCGACCGTTCACAGCACGTTCATGGTGAACGGAAGGACGTATCAGGGGCTCGAATCCATGCCTCCCGACGTGCGCCAGGCTTACGAGCAGGCGATGCGCGCGGCAGAGGCCGGCGCGCCCGGCGTGAGTCAGAACGAGATCAAGATGTCGTTCCAGATCACGGGGCCCGGCGGCATCCGCAAGACATTCGGCGCACCCGGTCTGTTGCCAGAGAGCTCGATGATCGAGCTGGAGGACTCCCCCGCCCCGATGAAGTCCGTGGCGATCGAGCCCAGCTCGACCGAAAGCGGCATCCGCACCGCCATGCTCATCGGCGGCTGCATCATTCTCGGGCTCGTGCTTCTCGCCTGGTTCCGCTAACGCGAGAAGATCAGGATGCCGGCGTGTGATGCCGGCGATCGCCGCGCACGACACGGCGCTCGGCTCCGGGACGGCGACGCTCTTCGTTGAGCCGGATCGGCAAGGTCAGCGTGAAGATCAGGTTCCATTCCGCCTCGCTCCTCACCCGCACCTCGCCCCCGTGTTGCCACACCACCTGCCGCGCCATGGCGAGCCCCGTATCCGCGCCCTCCAGGCCGCTGAACGGAACGAATAGATCCGCCATCAGCTCGCCTGGCCGGGCGACCCCGTCGGTCGCGATCTCGACCAGCACGAACTGCTGAACCCGCCGCGTCTCGACGCGCACTCGCCCTCCGGGATGCACGCGGTCCAGGGCGTGAGCGAGCACGTTGTCGACCACGCGTCCCATGCGCTTGCCATCCAGGAGCAGGGGGGGCAGGTCGGGTGAGAGCTTCTTGAGCAGGCGAATGCGGCGCCGCACCAGCTGCTCGCCGATCTCCTGCAGCGAGTCCTGGACCAGGCGATTGACGCTCTCCATCCTCAGAATGGGTCCGTCCACGATCTCGACCTCGACCGGCTCGCCGAGCGCGCGTTCCAGCCGGTCGCTCTCCCGAATCACCACTTCGAGGTACTCGCGGTTGGGATCCTCCTCGGCCAGGCTGCGATGCACGCGGCGCGCGAAGGCGCCGATCGAGGCCAGAGGATTGCGTGCCTGCCGCGCGGCACGGGTCGACGTCTCGCCGGCGGCAGCGAGGCGCTCGCTGCGCATGAGCTGGCGGAGCAGGTCGCGCCGCGCCTGCTCCAGCCGCCTTCGCGCATCGTCAGAGCGCGCCTGCTCGAACGCCAACGCGCACTGCTCCGCAAGACCCGCCAGCGCCTCGACGTCCTCGCGATCGAATCCCATGCCTTCGTGCGGATGCTGGGCCAGGCGGTCATAGACCGCGAGCGCGCCGAGCGGCCGCCCGTAGGCCACGAGCGGCACGGCAACCACCGTCGACACCTGAGCGGCGACCTCGGGCTCCAGCATGTCGGCTTCGACCGCGCGCTCGATCACCCATGGCCGTCCGGCCGCGACACATCGCACCGCCAGCGCCGAAAGCCCCCGTCCCATCCGGTCGCGCACGCCGGCGGGTCCGTAGCTGCTCGAGACCTCGAGGCGATCGCCTTGCCCCATGCGCCACAGCACCGCACCGCGCGCATCGGTGGCCTCGGCGGCCAGCCGCACCAGCCGATTGCCCAGCTCCGCCAGGTTGAGCGACGAAACGGCCGCATGCGCGAAGCTCGTGAGCGCGCGCGTGTGCTCGGCGCGACGCCGCGAGCGGGCGGATTGCAGGTGCACGTCGAGCGCGGCATTGGCCACCGCCCGAAAGCTCTCGAGCGCCGCCAGGCCCGTCTCGTCCGGAGGCGAAGACCATTCACCAATCACGATCCCGTAGGGCCGCTCCGGACCGGCGAGCACGACCACGCCGATCGCAGCACTCTCGCCCCACGGTCCTTGAGTGTGGCTGCCGTGGTCGGTGCGGCGTGTGTTCCAGGCCCGGGCGAGGGGGCCGGCGAGGTCCTCGGGCGACAATCTCAGCGCGCGAAGCTGCTTGGTGGCGAGCGGGTCGGTGCCTTCACTCGCCTGCTGCCGGGCCTTGGCAATGGCTTCGTCGAAGCTCCGGTCCGTGTCGGCCACCCAGGACAGCCTTCCGTCGAGCACACCGCGATCGGTGTTCCACACCAGCAGGTGCGCGCGCGCGAATCCGGGACCTTCGGCGTGCGTGGCCGCCGCCATCAGCATGCGCTCGAGGCCGTTGCGCTCGAGGCTCGGGTCGAACAGCTTCG
This region includes:
- a CDS encoding DUF4382 domain-containing protein; its protein translation is MKNRVFAALAAASCLVWMGCSSDRNGSGRLNGAGTGHVTVHLTDAPGDYDAVNVAITGVSLRREGDDDGWEDLDMEGGMFDLLLLQNGVMTTLALGDVPPGHYDQVRLLLGPGSNVVVDGETHSLTVPSGMSSGLKLKGDFDIVEGENHELILDFDAAKSIHRTGNGKYMMRPVVTLTVGDVVNPPPADTTGSITGRTLPAGATATISAMQGTTTARSTTNDATGAFTLDPLLAGSYDVKIDADTTYRDTTITGVSVAAGQVTELGDIQLQTVVAPAGAARAVAGVRRR
- a CDS encoding ATP-binding protein → MSSPQMPRPSGRRPPELTGAFSGMAKLFDPSLERNGLERMLMAAATHAEGPGFARAHLLVWNTDRGVLDGRLSWVADTDRSFDEAIAKARQQASEGTDPLATKQLRALRLSPEDLAGPLARAWNTRRTDHGSHTQGPWGESAAIGVVVLAGPERPYGIVIGEWSSPPDETGLAALESFRAVANAALDVHLQSARSRRRAEHTRALTSFAHAAVSSLNLAELGNRLVRLAAEATDARGAVLWRMGQGDRLEVSSSYGPAGVRDRMGRGLSALAVRCVAAGRPWVIERAVEADMLEPEVAAQVSTVVAVPLVAYGRPLGALAVYDRLAQHPHEGMGFDREDVEALAGLAEQCALAFEQARSDDARRRLEQARRDLLRQLMRSERLAAAGETSTRAARQARNPLASIGAFARRVHRSLAEEDPNREYLEVVIRESDRLERALGEPVEVEIVDGPILRMESVNRLVQDSLQEIGEQLVRRRIRLLKKLSPDLPPLLLDGKRMGRVVDNVLAHALDRVHPGGRVRVETRRVQQFVLVEIATDGVARPGELMADLFVPFSGLEGADTGLAMARQVVWQHGGEVRVRSEAEWNLIFTLTLPIRLNEERRRPGAERRVVRGDRRHHTPAS